One genomic region from Streptomyces sp. NBC_01431 encodes:
- a CDS encoding L,D-transpeptidase translates to MAPANAKDSGAPGAAPDASAASSTPEPAALAKAQVHIADGQTVGVGMPISVTFPEPVPTADRKAVERLLRVQTSTGTTGAWSWVKGQNLRDGQRVDFRPRTAYWQPGTKVTLHVGSQTTRQFTIGRSLIASIDVDAHMMTVRADGRTTRIPVTTGRPGLDTWNGTMVVMDKAPKVHMDSRTVGLGDAYNGDYFWAVHLTASGTYVHQNERADTEAGRHNVTHGCVGLATDGTARTFYDQARVGDVVTVSGGKKDIVATGNGYGDWNLTWEQWLAQSAAGETATA, encoded by the coding sequence GTGGCGCCGGCGAATGCCAAGGACAGCGGCGCACCGGGCGCAGCGCCGGACGCGTCGGCGGCCTCGTCGACGCCCGAGCCCGCCGCGCTCGCCAAGGCCCAGGTGCACATAGCCGACGGGCAGACGGTCGGTGTGGGTATGCCGATATCGGTCACCTTTCCCGAGCCGGTCCCCACCGCCGACCGCAAGGCCGTGGAGAGACTGCTGCGGGTGCAGACATCGACGGGCACGACGGGCGCCTGGAGCTGGGTGAAGGGCCAGAACCTGCGGGACGGCCAACGCGTCGACTTCCGCCCCAGGACCGCCTACTGGCAGCCCGGCACCAAGGTCACGCTCCATGTCGGCTCCCAGACCACGCGCCAGTTCACCATCGGCCGGTCTCTGATCGCCTCGATCGACGTGGACGCTCACATGATGACGGTTCGCGCCGACGGCAGGACGACGCGCATCCCGGTCACCACGGGACGGCCGGGCCTGGACACCTGGAACGGCACGATGGTCGTCATGGACAAGGCGCCCAAGGTGCACATGGACTCCCGCACCGTGGGCCTCGGCGACGCGTACAACGGCGACTACTTCTGGGCCGTCCACCTGACCGCATCAGGAACGTACGTGCACCAGAATGAGCGGGCGGACACAGAGGCAGGACGCCACAACGTCACCCACGGCTGTGTCGGGCTGGCCACCGACGGGACCGCCCGCACGTTCTACGACCAGGCTCGGGTCGGCGACGTTGTCACCGTCTCCGGAGGCAAGAAGGACATCGTCGCGACCGGCAACGGTTACGGCGACTGGAACCTGACCTGGGAGCAGTGGCTGGCGCAGAGCGCCGCCGGGGAGACCGCGACCGCATGA
- a CDS encoding protein kinase domain-containing protein, with the protein MTSRFKPLTDDDPKTVGGYGLRARLGAGGMGRVYLAFTPGGRALAVKVVRPDYAEDDEFRRRFRKEIDAAQRVQGLYTAPVVDADSEASLPWLATAYVPGPSLHQAVMEHGPLPMLTAFRLLAGVAEGLAAIHACELIHRDLKPANILLAEDGPRVIDFGIAHAADATALTSTHVRIGTPAFMAPEQIRGRSASPATDVFALGNLAVFATTGRTAFGEGNPDALFYRIINEEPELSTCPTELRVIVEQCLAKKPGKRPPVGEIVDYARRQTQGETMSLAGSWLPEPVVTSLAGYGTAKYGKTAKTKAESATKAKPAGATSGAKKAKTTTQPTARPAAGGAKPPAKQGTSGASAVGWLVGIGVIVVLVIGPQKVLDWVKSDGKPAAHATPALTYPAKSPTGTDANTGVLPTETRTTDPGCERAHAAIRSNNVTFDKASTASLSSLASNLDAAADAAHDPKARTAIRALANDSRSMSDSSAKFQDAIDQKDPAQSQVYSDAFSAGFTQWKSDAETFKSQCP; encoded by the coding sequence ATGACCAGCCGATTCAAACCACTGACTGACGACGACCCGAAGACCGTCGGCGGATACGGCTTACGCGCCCGCCTCGGAGCCGGTGGCATGGGGCGCGTCTATCTCGCCTTCACCCCCGGCGGCCGGGCCCTCGCAGTCAAGGTCGTACGGCCCGACTATGCCGAGGACGACGAGTTCCGCCGCCGGTTCCGCAAGGAGATCGACGCCGCGCAGCGCGTACAGGGCCTCTACACCGCGCCCGTCGTGGACGCGGACAGCGAGGCCAGTCTGCCCTGGCTGGCCACCGCCTATGTGCCGGGGCCCTCGTTACACCAGGCCGTCATGGAGCACGGCCCACTCCCGATGCTCACGGCGTTCCGCCTCCTCGCGGGCGTGGCCGAGGGGCTCGCGGCCATCCATGCATGCGAGCTGATCCACCGCGATCTCAAACCGGCCAACATCCTGCTCGCCGAGGACGGCCCTCGCGTCATCGACTTCGGCATCGCCCACGCCGCGGATGCCACGGCCCTCACCAGTACCCATGTGCGCATCGGTACGCCCGCGTTCATGGCGCCCGAACAGATCCGCGGCCGCTCCGCGAGCCCGGCCACCGATGTGTTCGCCCTGGGCAATCTCGCGGTGTTCGCCACGACGGGACGTACCGCCTTCGGCGAGGGCAATCCGGACGCCCTCTTCTACCGAATCATCAACGAGGAACCCGAGCTGAGTACTTGCCCCACCGAGCTCCGCGTCATCGTCGAGCAATGCCTCGCCAAGAAGCCCGGGAAGCGACCTCCCGTCGGAGAGATAGTGGATTACGCGCGCCGCCAGACCCAGGGCGAGACGATGAGCCTCGCCGGGTCCTGGCTGCCCGAGCCGGTGGTAACGTCGCTGGCCGGATACGGCACGGCCAAGTACGGGAAGACCGCCAAGACGAAAGCGGAGTCCGCCACCAAGGCGAAGCCGGCAGGGGCGACCAGCGGGGCCAAGAAGGCCAAGACCACCACCCAGCCCACGGCCAGGCCGGCTGCAGGAGGCGCCAAACCCCCAGCGAAGCAAGGAACTTCGGGAGCCTCGGCGGTTGGCTGGCTGGTCGGCATCGGGGTCATCGTGGTGCTCGTCATCGGCCCGCAGAAGGTGCTCGACTGGGTCAAGTCAGACGGCAAGCCGGCGGCGCACGCGACGCCAGCCTTGACATACCCGGCGAAGTCCCCGACCGGTACGGATGCGAACACGGGTGTGCTCCCCACCGAGACGAGGACGACCGACCCGGGCTGTGAGCGGGCACACGCGGCGATACGAAGCAACAACGTAACCTTCGACAAGGCATCCACCGCCTCATTGAGCTCCCTGGCGTCGAACCTCGACGCGGCGGCAGACGCCGCGCACGACCCCAAGGCGCGCACCGCGATCCGCGCGCTTGCCAATGACAGCCGGTCCATGAGCGACAGCTCGGCCAAATTCCAGGATGCGATCGACCAGAAGGATCCCGCTCAGTCCCAGGTCTACTCGGACGCGTTCAGTGCCGGGTTCACGCAGTGGAAGAGTGACGCGGAAACTTTCAAGTCCCAGTGCCCCTAG
- a CDS encoding IS3 family transposase has protein sequence MHTSPGTATAPTPGALCCADRRAPSRGRPGGPRNHHTHGAHPRGTHTPSPHPLREHQRRDAELTGQIRAIHAESGGIYGSPRVHAVLKREGARVGRKRVERLMREAALAGISPRRGGFTRRDPKATLAPDLVNRNFTAPAPNRLWVHRPDDEQGRATQASAAVRCPASAAAAIHLGTGM, from the coding sequence GTGCACACGAGCCCCGGGACGGCTACAGCCCCCACTCCCGGGGCTCTGTGCTGCGCCGACCGCCGGGCTCCATCGCGCGGACGCCCCGGCGGCCCGCGCAACCACCACACCCACGGCGCCCATCCCCGCGGCACCCACACACCAAGCCCCCACCCTCTTCGCGAACACCAGCGCCGCGACGCGGAGCTGACCGGACAGATCCGGGCGATCCACGCCGAGTCCGGCGGGATCTACGGCTCGCCGCGCGTGCACGCCGTCCTCAAACGGGAGGGCGCTCGGGTCGGCCGCAAGCGGGTCGAGCGATTGATGCGCGAGGCCGCCCTCGCCGGGATCAGCCCCCGACGGGGCGGCTTCACACGTCGCGACCCGAAGGCCACCCTCGCCCCGGACCTGGTCAACCGTAACTTCACCGCGCCCGCGCCGAACCGGCTGTGGGTTCACCGACCTGACGATGAGCAGGGCAGAGCGACGCAGGCGTCGGCAGCGGTGAGATGCCCGGCAAGTGCTGCCGCAGCGATCCACCTGGGCACCGGCATGTGA
- a CDS encoding TetR/AcrR family transcriptional regulator, translating to MSTVPEAPQRPPLRADARRNVEKLRQAAADAFSAHGLDTPLETIAKLAGVSVGTIYNRFGSRDALLDQVVNELADRQVSAAMAIADSTVGSAWERLLAYVEAICQAQADDPAFNDAISRRYPNAPALKAVCDRSLAFATELASGARAEGAMREDARMDDIARFFQVNGDLVRVGDDAGRRRVLALLFEGLRARTGSRPLPG from the coding sequence GTGAGCACTGTGCCCGAGGCACCCCAGCGGCCGCCGCTGCGCGCCGACGCCCGCCGTAACGTCGAGAAGCTGCGCCAGGCCGCGGCGGACGCCTTCTCCGCGCACGGGCTCGACACGCCGCTGGAGACGATCGCGAAGCTGGCGGGGGTGAGCGTCGGAACGATCTATAACCGCTTCGGCAGCCGCGACGCGCTGCTGGACCAGGTCGTCAACGAACTCGCCGACCGGCAGGTGAGCGCGGCGATGGCCATCGCGGACAGCACGGTGGGCAGCGCGTGGGAGAGGCTGCTGGCCTACGTCGAGGCTATCTGCCAGGCGCAGGCCGACGACCCGGCGTTCAACGACGCGATCTCCCGCCGCTACCCCAACGCCCCCGCCCTCAAGGCGGTCTGCGACCGGTCCCTGGCCTTCGCCACCGAGCTGGCCTCCGGCGCCCGCGCCGAGGGAGCCATGCGTGAGGATGCCCGGATGGACGACATCGCCCGCTTCTTCCAGGTCAACGGTGATCTCGTGCGCGTCGGGGACGACGCCGGCCGCCGCCGCGTTCTCGCCCTGCTCTTCGAGGGCCTGCGCGCCCGCACCGGCAGTCGCCCGTTGCCCGGCTGA
- a CDS encoding FMN-dependent NADH-azoreductase, with the protein MATLLHIDSSAFAGQASTSRAVTEAFRRTWLEEHPGGEVIYRDLAAEPVPHITADAHTAGSLDPAEHTEEQARAFAERLALIAELEAADAVVIGAPMYNFSVPSSLKAWLDQVILIGRTAGSPESKVKGTPVTVVTSRGGSYAPGTPRAPHEHVLNYLESVLSVIFEMETAFIVADLTLAAHIPAMEHLVPLGEQSRADAFEAAAKAARAA; encoded by the coding sequence ATGGCGACACTGCTGCACATCGACTCGTCCGCGTTCGCGGGCCAGGCATCCACCTCTCGGGCCGTCACCGAGGCCTTCCGCCGTACGTGGCTGGAGGAGCACCCGGGTGGCGAGGTGATCTATCGGGACCTGGCCGCCGAGCCGGTGCCGCACATCACCGCGGACGCCCACACCGCCGGGTCGCTCGACCCGGCGGAGCACACCGAGGAGCAGGCTCGGGCCTTCGCCGAGCGCCTGGCCCTGATAGCGGAGCTGGAGGCGGCCGACGCCGTGGTCATCGGCGCACCGATGTACAACTTCTCGGTGCCCTCCAGTCTCAAGGCGTGGCTGGACCAGGTGATCCTGATCGGCCGCACCGCCGGCTCGCCGGAATCAAAGGTGAAGGGCACACCGGTGACGGTGGTGACCAGCCGCGGCGGCTCCTACGCCCCCGGCACGCCCCGGGCGCCGCACGAGCACGTGCTGAACTACCTGGAGTCGGTGCTGTCGGTGATCTTCGAGATGGAGACGGCCTTCATCGTCGCGGACCTGACGCTGGCCGCGCACATCCCGGCCATGGAGCACCTGGTCCCACTCGGCGAGCAGTCGCGGGCCGACGCGTTCGAGGCCGCCGCGAAGGCGGCCCGCGCCGCGTAG
- a CDS encoding amidohydrolase family protein, translating into MPDRLKIIGVEETVVVPAVYEAYQRAGSPQIFSRGFGDSPIAKNLHEVGEQRLAHMDDQGIDVAVLSLSSPGVQDLPEADAVAVARDANDQLAGIVASRPDRFQAFAAIPTQSPAAAAAELERAVVELGFPGAMLYGRTGDKLADHPDNDELYAMAERLAVPLHFHPQTPVQPVIDAYYSNLPEPMGPVLAGAALGWYYDLGVQYLRMIFSGVFDRFSELQVIAGHWGEVALFYLDHTGFFGEAGRLRQPLADYFKNNFWVAGSGTNSPRYLRWTAEVMGPDRMLYSTDYPFTYGFRPGGFPYVDTSNGEARSFLENSPFTDEQKADIGHRNWERLTARAKGGFN; encoded by the coding sequence ATGCCCGACCGTCTGAAGATCATCGGAGTGGAAGAGACCGTCGTCGTACCGGCCGTCTACGAGGCGTACCAGCGGGCCGGATCGCCGCAGATCTTCTCGCGCGGCTTCGGGGACAGCCCGATCGCGAAGAACCTGCACGAGGTTGGTGAGCAGCGGCTGGCACACATGGACGACCAGGGCATCGACGTCGCCGTGCTGTCCCTGTCGTCTCCGGGCGTGCAGGACCTTCCCGAGGCCGACGCCGTCGCGGTGGCCCGCGACGCCAACGACCAGCTCGCCGGGATCGTCGCGTCGCGGCCCGACCGTTTCCAGGCGTTCGCGGCGATCCCCACCCAGTCGCCGGCCGCAGCCGCGGCCGAGCTGGAGCGCGCGGTGGTCGAGCTGGGCTTCCCCGGCGCCATGCTGTACGGCCGTACCGGCGACAAGCTGGCCGACCACCCGGACAACGACGAGCTGTACGCGATGGCCGAGCGCCTCGCCGTGCCGCTGCACTTCCACCCGCAGACACCGGTCCAGCCCGTCATCGACGCCTACTACTCCAACCTCCCCGAGCCCATGGGGCCCGTGCTGGCCGGAGCCGCGCTCGGCTGGTACTACGACCTCGGCGTCCAGTACCTGCGCATGATCTTCTCGGGGGTCTTCGACCGGTTCTCCGAGCTGCAGGTGATCGCCGGACACTGGGGCGAGGTCGCGCTGTTCTACCTCGACCACACCGGCTTCTTCGGCGAAGCGGGGCGCCTGCGCCAGCCCCTGGCGGACTACTTCAAGAACAACTTCTGGGTCGCCGGCAGCGGCACCAACAGCCCCCGCTACCTGCGCTGGACCGCCGAGGTGATGGGCCCCGACCGGATGCTGTACTCCACCGACTACCCCTTCACCTACGGCTTCCGCCCCGGCGGCTTCCCCTACGTCGACACCAGCAACGGCGAGGCACGCTCCTTCCTGGAGAACTCGCCGTTCACCGACGAGCAGAAGGCCGACATCGGCCACCGCAACTGGGAGCGACTCACCGCCCGCGCCAAGGGCGGATTCAACTGA
- a CDS encoding alpha/beta hydrolase — translation MIRDHAPRRRRTERRLQTTTSGIATGLLVTGLLAGPAQAQSRTGPSPSPGTPIGTAAGAAGDASYEPGGCPRTPEPVQALDGARCGTLTVPENHTKPDGKKIKLGVAIVPAASGTPKSDPIVWLAGGPGDDAVGEAKMAIDGHLNRDRDVIFMSQRGTYSAEPNVLCPNIDKFNAQSVGLVYDAPSTERLHVAATKACRDQLAGRGIDLGTYNDTQSSADYEGLRSALGIKQWNLYGISYGTHLALVYMRLHPEGLRSVGLDGILPPSKGGSALTWSSARQGWDALFKACAEQPACNKRYPNLSATFDKLVRGLESRPVTTTVTLPGNDKPVKVVLDGGALVNWMTSATHIATQVPAALDELAKGKPERIARQWAGGRLSPQAVGRVAHGLSYGVFCSEWIPYETQERALRGGQEAFPSFPESVQAQAPQLTFLRPDCQAWNVPAAPRSIRDVTRGDIPTLAMSGSFDSQTGADNGPYVARTLPRAKVVTIPYEPHVVFATSKCAQEVAVTFFDAPDAPKTQCLKTLEPPEFEITP, via the coding sequence ATGATTCGCGACCACGCGCCCCGTCGCCGGCGTACCGAACGACGACTCCAGACCACCACGTCCGGCATAGCCACCGGCCTCCTGGTCACCGGCCTGCTCGCCGGGCCCGCCCAGGCCCAGTCCCGCACCGGCCCCAGTCCCAGCCCCGGGACACCGATCGGCACAGCCGCCGGTGCAGCCGGTGATGCCAGTTACGAACCGGGCGGCTGTCCCAGGACACCGGAACCGGTCCAAGCTCTCGACGGGGCCCGCTGCGGAACCCTCACCGTGCCGGAGAACCACACCAAACCAGACGGCAAGAAGATCAAACTCGGTGTCGCGATCGTGCCGGCCGCGTCCGGCACACCCAAGTCCGACCCCATCGTGTGGCTCGCCGGCGGTCCCGGCGACGACGCCGTCGGGGAGGCGAAGATGGCGATCGACGGCCATCTCAACCGCGACCGCGACGTAATCTTCATGTCCCAGCGCGGCACCTACTCGGCCGAACCGAACGTCCTGTGCCCCAACATCGACAAGTTCAACGCGCAGTCGGTCGGCCTCGTCTACGACGCCCCGTCGACCGAACGCCTGCACGTCGCCGCCACCAAGGCCTGCCGCGACCAGCTGGCAGGACGTGGGATCGACCTCGGCACGTACAACGACACCCAGAGCTCCGCCGACTACGAGGGCCTGCGCAGCGCGCTCGGCATCAAGCAGTGGAACCTGTACGGCATCTCCTACGGCACCCATCTGGCACTGGTGTACATGCGGCTGCACCCCGAGGGGCTGCGCTCCGTGGGCCTGGACGGCATCCTGCCGCCCTCCAAGGGCGGTTCGGCCCTGACCTGGAGCAGCGCCCGCCAGGGCTGGGACGCACTGTTCAAGGCGTGCGCGGAGCAGCCGGCGTGCAACAAGCGTTATCCGAACCTGTCCGCCACCTTCGACAAGCTCGTCCGCGGCCTGGAATCCAGGCCGGTCACCACCACCGTCACCCTCCCCGGCAACGACAAGCCGGTGAAGGTCGTCCTCGACGGCGGAGCCCTGGTGAACTGGATGACCTCCGCCACCCACATCGCGACCCAAGTGCCTGCCGCCCTCGACGAGCTGGCGAAGGGCAAGCCCGAGCGCATCGCCAGGCAGTGGGCCGGCGGCAGACTCAGCCCCCAGGCCGTGGGCCGCGTCGCGCACGGTCTCAGCTACGGCGTCTTCTGCAGCGAGTGGATCCCGTACGAGACGCAGGAGCGGGCCCTGCGCGGCGGGCAGGAAGCCTTCCCGTCCTTCCCCGAATCAGTGCAGGCCCAGGCCCCGCAGCTCACGTTCCTCCGTCCGGACTGCCAGGCCTGGAACGTGCCCGCGGCACCACGCTCGATCCGGGACGTGACACGCGGCGACATCCCCACCCTCGCCATGTCCGGCAGCTTCGACTCCCAGACCGGTGCGGACAACGGACCATACGTCGCCCGCACCCTGCCCAGGGCCAAGGTCGTCACCATCCCCTACGAGCCGCACGTGGTGTTCGCCACCTCGAAGTGCGCCCAGGAGGTCGCGGTCACCTTTTTCGACGCCCCGGACGCCCCGAAGACCCAGTGCCTCAAGACCCTGGAACCACCCGAGTTCGAGATCACGCCCTGA
- a CDS encoding alpha/beta fold hydrolase: MPKRSIHAVTAAAALACLAAYGPTPGSAVALSAGATGPSSAAPHFVPGPCPKTPEPIDALGTARCGTLQVPENRSRHGAKTIKLAVARIPAVSSKPAAEPVVFLAGGPGADAFDDIPFLVDSGLNKDRELIIMAQRGNLYDQPNLACPEIDRSNAQAVGLRFGAQPAQQLMLKAVKECRDRLTRDGVDLSAYNTAENAADFADLRTALGIRRWNVYGYSYGTDLALTYLRLYPDGIRALAIDSITPPQSAVLPWGWSSAAEGIGNIFKACAAQPACKERYPDTARTLTEQVRKLEAKPLTLNATPPHGGKPVKVVLDGGALLDTIVAFGVRPEDLPAALTELAAGHPKRFATARAAGSVQHVGMFAHGLTNSVACSEWAPGASERDVLEAGKKAFPGWPDTVLAQVPQLPYEYPACGIWKVPDRAAGQRVATVSSVPSLVISGTFDAKTGVSWAKGVIRDQSRSTAVQVPGIGHWVVPQSSCAQRVLASFLARPTAPDTTCVNGLKPQPFTIIPK; the protein is encoded by the coding sequence ATGCCCAAGCGCAGCATCCACGCGGTGACGGCCGCGGCCGCTCTTGCCTGCTTGGCTGCGTACGGCCCCACACCAGGCAGTGCCGTGGCCCTGTCTGCCGGGGCGACCGGGCCCAGCTCGGCCGCCCCTCACTTCGTTCCCGGTCCCTGCCCCAAGACGCCCGAGCCCATCGATGCCCTGGGTACAGCACGGTGCGGAACCCTGCAAGTACCGGAGAACCGCTCCCGCCATGGCGCAAAGACCATCAAGCTGGCGGTGGCGAGGATCCCGGCCGTCTCCTCGAAACCCGCCGCGGAGCCCGTGGTGTTTTTGGCGGGCGGCCCCGGCGCGGACGCGTTCGATGACATTCCCTTCCTCGTCGACTCCGGGCTCAACAAGGACCGTGAGCTGATCATCATGGCGCAGCGGGGAAACCTCTACGACCAGCCGAACCTCGCCTGCCCGGAGATCGACCGGTCCAACGCGCAGGCCGTCGGCCTGCGCTTCGGCGCGCAGCCCGCCCAGCAGCTCATGCTGAAGGCGGTGAAGGAGTGCCGTGACCGCCTCACGCGTGATGGCGTGGACCTGAGCGCCTACAACACCGCGGAGAACGCGGCCGACTTCGCCGACCTGCGCACGGCCCTGGGCATCCGCCGGTGGAACGTCTACGGCTACTCCTACGGCACCGATCTGGCCCTCACCTACCTGCGCCTGTACCCCGACGGGATCCGAGCGCTGGCGATCGACTCGATCACGCCTCCGCAGTCCGCTGTCCTGCCGTGGGGATGGAGCAGCGCCGCCGAGGGGATCGGCAACATCTTCAAGGCGTGCGCGGCCCAGCCGGCCTGCAAAGAGCGTTACCCCGATACCGCCCGGACCCTGACGGAGCAGGTCCGCAAGCTCGAGGCGAAGCCGCTGACCCTCAACGCAACACCGCCCCACGGCGGCAAGCCCGTCAAGGTCGTCCTCGACGGGGGCGCGCTGTTGGACACGATCGTCGCCTTCGGTGTCCGGCCCGAGGACCTGCCGGCGGCACTCACCGAACTCGCGGCCGGCCACCCGAAGCGCTTCGCGACGGCCCGCGCGGCCGGCTCCGTCCAGCACGTCGGCATGTTCGCGCACGGCCTGACGAACTCGGTGGCGTGCAGCGAATGGGCGCCGGGCGCCTCGGAGCGCGATGTGCTTGAGGCCGGGAAGAAGGCCTTCCCCGGCTGGCCCGACACGGTCCTCGCCCAGGTGCCGCAGCTGCCCTACGAGTATCCGGCGTGCGGGATCTGGAAGGTGCCCGACCGTGCCGCCGGCCAGCGCGTGGCCACCGTCAGCTCGGTCCCCTCGCTCGTCATCTCCGGCACCTTCGACGCAAAGACCGGGGTGAGCTGGGCGAAGGGTGTGATCCGCGATCAGTCCCGGTCAACCGCCGTACAAGTACCTGGAATCGGCCACTGGGTGGTCCCGCAGTCGTCGTGCGCGCAGCGCGTGCTGGCGTCGTTCCTCGCTCGCCCGACCGCGCCGGACACCACCTGCGTGAACGGTCTCAAGCCCCAACCGTTCACGATCATCCCCAAATGA
- a CDS encoding flavin monoamine oxidase family protein has protein sequence MRSPENPGVPPRRTSLSRRGFALGATATAATVAAGAAAPAAASGTSAVAQPAAAGTSQSQRCVDVARVLLLRGPDGKELLPSYLQVLVGSGLPRSAGRSKKVLVVGAGPAGLVTALLLRRAGHTVTVIEANGNRVGGRIKTFRTGGHEQAEQPFADPRQYAEAGAMRIPQSHPLVMALIDHLGVRRQKFRLVDEHADGSPAQQTWIHVNGLRVRKSEYARNPQRVNRSFGVPRALWDVPSSKILSDALAPVRDEFSAQGPDGRRTDKPAGQLVAGWARVIERFGDWSMRRYLSEYAKLDEATIDLVGCLEDLTSRLPLSFLHSFLDAALISPQTTFWELKGGTAALPDALLKEVGPAVRFDRRVTRIEYWSPSRPHSDAAHVSAAGPHVWVDTVSEGRQEAPVREQFTADLAVVTVPFSGLRHVQVAPLMSYGKRRAVTELHYDSATKVVLEFSRRWWEFTEADWERELATIAPGLHDSYRKGLAPDDGRLLGRHTSVTGERLSENQRAHYAAYRSVSRDQPGAVASFGGGSVSDNPNRFTFNPSHPVPGSQGGVVLASYTWADDAMRWDAFDDDARYPHALSGLQEIYGQRIEVFYTGAGRTQSWARDPYAYGEASVLLPGQHTELFHDIASPEGPLHFAGDHTSLKPAWIEGAIESAVRASLEVHGTP, from the coding sequence ATGCGATCACCTGAAAATCCCGGGGTTCCGCCCCGGCGCACCTCCCTGTCCCGGCGCGGCTTTGCCCTGGGTGCGACAGCGACAGCGGCAACAGTCGCGGCGGGCGCGGCCGCGCCCGCCGCCGCGAGCGGGACCTCCGCCGTCGCGCAGCCCGCTGCTGCGGGAACCTCTCAGTCCCAGCGGTGCGTTGATGTGGCGCGGGTCCTGCTGCTGCGCGGACCGGACGGCAAGGAGCTGCTGCCGTCCTACCTCCAGGTGCTGGTGGGCAGTGGCCTTCCCCGGTCGGCCGGTCGGTCGAAGAAGGTGCTGGTGGTGGGGGCCGGCCCGGCAGGTCTGGTGACAGCACTGCTGTTGCGGCGCGCGGGGCACACTGTCACGGTCATCGAGGCCAACGGCAACCGCGTGGGCGGCAGGATCAAGACCTTCAGGACCGGCGGCCATGAGCAGGCCGAGCAGCCGTTCGCCGACCCGCGGCAGTACGCGGAGGCCGGCGCCATGCGGATCCCGCAGAGCCACCCTCTGGTCATGGCTCTCATCGACCACTTGGGGGTGCGACGGCAGAAGTTCCGCCTCGTGGACGAGCACGCCGACGGAAGCCCCGCGCAGCAGACCTGGATCCATGTCAACGGTCTACGGGTCCGCAAGTCCGAGTACGCGCGCAACCCGCAGCGCGTCAACCGTTCCTTCGGTGTTCCCCGCGCGCTGTGGGACGTTCCGTCGAGCAAGATCCTCAGTGATGCCCTGGCGCCGGTCCGGGACGAGTTCAGCGCACAGGGCCCCGACGGGCGCCGCACCGACAAGCCGGCCGGGCAGTTGGTCGCCGGCTGGGCACGGGTCATCGAACGCTTCGGCGACTGGTCCATGCGTCGCTATCTGAGCGAGTATGCGAAGCTCGACGAGGCCACCATCGACCTGGTCGGCTGCCTGGAGGACCTCACCTCCCGCCTCCCCCTCTCGTTCCTCCACAGCTTCCTCGACGCGGCCCTCATCAGCCCCCAGACCACTTTCTGGGAGCTGAAGGGGGGAACCGCGGCGCTGCCCGACGCGCTGCTGAAGGAAGTCGGGCCGGCGGTGCGCTTCGACCGCCGCGTCACGCGCATCGAGTACTGGAGCCCGAGCCGTCCCCACTCGGACGCGGCCCACGTGAGTGCCGCGGGGCCCCATGTCTGGGTCGACACCGTCTCGGAGGGGCGTCAAGAGGCGCCCGTGCGCGAGCAGTTCACCGCGGATCTCGCGGTCGTCACCGTGCCGTTCTCAGGGTTGCGGCACGTCCAGGTCGCCCCTCTCATGTCCTACGGGAAGCGCCGCGCCGTCACCGAACTGCACTATGACAGCGCCACCAAGGTGGTCCTCGAATTCAGCCGGCGCTGGTGGGAGTTCACCGAGGCGGACTGGGAACGAGAACTCGCCACCATCGCGCCCGGACTCCACGACTCCTACCGCAAGGGTCTTGCCCCCGACGACGGCCGACTGCTCGGCCGGCACACCTCCGTCACCGGGGAGCGCCTGTCCGAGAACCAGCGCGCCCACTACGCCGCATACCGTTCCGTCTCGCGCGACCAGCCCGGCGCGGTGGCCAGTTTCGGCGGAGGGTCGGTCAGCGACAACCCGAACCGGTTCACCTTCAACCCCTCCCACCCCGTGCCCGGCAGCCAAGGCGGAGTCGTGCTCGCCTCCTACACCTGGGCCGACGACGCCATGCGCTGGGACGCCTTCGACGACGACGCCCGCTACCCCCACGCCCTGTCCGGACTCCAGGAGATCTACGGCCAGCGCATCGAGGTCTTCTACACCGGCGCGGGACGAACCCAGAGCTGGGCCCGCGACCCCTACGCCTACGGTGAGGCGTCGGTTCTCCTGCCCGGACAGCACACCGAACTGTTCCACGACATCGCCTCTCCCGAGGGCCCCCTGCACTTCGCCGGCGACCACACCTCCCTCAAACCCGCCTGGATCGAGGGAGCGATCGAATCGGCCGTACGCGCCTCACTCGAGGTCCACGGCACCCCATGA